A single genomic interval of Candidatus Syntrophosphaera sp. harbors:
- the thyX gene encoding FAD-dependent thymidylate synthase, translating to MQVNLAGYNIDSSLIKRLNTETATPEVISAAYARISRSPKSVTELREEALMELEKARKSNRNIIFELGHASVAEHAVFNFDIIGISRLLTETLETVRFASFTEKSQRYVTFQNDYVVPSELNEPRHESLKGAYIKLMDSLFNEYRESFEALVKFHERETPGLSKLERECRAKEDARYILPLAAKTQLGMTINARSLENLLRRLAANPLQEAAELHAALLNLSQEVCPSLVRYTKKDSFSGTFSAQGINPGGDDFQDDENVRVVSLTPDPDDLILAALLFEQAQADMAHCRDTIADMDFDAKRELWRQVFAGIKPWHKMSRAFELVDLVFELNMSESCWAQFKRHRVGTLIKQTNPSIGPFTLPEEIFDLGREPQWGQLLERLEKFRPKLRQVFPDLSAYIRVNSDKVKVLAKMNLRELYHFVRLRSDEHAQWEIRALSDWMANHLHVLCPNAAALLCGKSELSGEL from the coding sequence ATGCAGGTCAACCTCGCCGGCTACAACATCGACAGCAGCCTGATCAAGCGGCTGAACACGGAAACCGCCACCCCGGAAGTGATCTCCGCCGCCTATGCCAGGATCAGCCGCAGCCCCAAATCCGTCACCGAACTGCGCGAAGAGGCCCTGATGGAACTGGAAAAGGCGCGCAAATCCAACCGCAACATCATCTTTGAGCTGGGCCATGCCTCGGTCGCCGAGCACGCCGTCTTCAACTTCGACATCATCGGCATTTCCCGGCTGCTCACTGAGACCCTGGAAACCGTGCGCTTCGCCTCCTTCACGGAAAAATCCCAGCGCTATGTCACCTTCCAAAACGACTATGTGGTGCCCTCCGAACTGAACGAACCCCGGCACGAATCGCTGAAAGGGGCTTACATCAAGCTGATGGACAGCCTGTTCAATGAATACCGGGAAAGCTTCGAGGCCCTCGTCAAATTCCATGAAAGGGAAACACCCGGCCTGTCCAAGCTCGAGCGGGAATGCCGAGCCAAGGAAGACGCCCGCTACATCCTGCCCCTGGCCGCCAAAACCCAATTGGGCATGACGATCAACGCCCGCAGCCTGGAAAACCTGCTCCGCCGCCTCGCGGCCAACCCCCTGCAGGAAGCCGCCGAGCTCCATGCGGCCCTGCTCAACCTTTCCCAGGAGGTCTGCCCCTCCCTGGTCCGCTACACCAAGAAAGACAGCTTCAGCGGCACCTTCAGCGCGCAAGGCATCAACCCCGGCGGGGATGATTTCCAGGATGACGAAAATGTGCGCGTGGTTTCCCTGACCCCGGACCCGGACGACCTGATCCTCGCCGCCCTGCTTTTTGAACAGGCCCAGGCAGACATGGCCCATTGCCGGGATACGATAGCGGACATGGATTTTGACGCCAAGCGCGAGCTCTGGCGGCAGGTCTTTGCCGGCATCAAGCCCTGGCACAAGATGAGCCGCGCCTTCGAGTTGGTGGACCTGGTCTTCGAGCTCAACATGTCCGAAAGCTGCTGGGCCCAGTTCAAACGCCACCGCGTGGGCACCCTCATCAAGCAAACCAACCCCTCCATCGGGCCTTTCACCCTCCCGGAAGAGATCTTCGACCTCGGCCGCGAACCCCAGTGGGGCCAACTTCTGGAGAGGCTGGAGAAGTTCCGCCCCAAACTGCGCCAGGTTTTTCCCGACCTCTCTGCTTACATCCGCGTCAATTCCGACAAGGTCAAGGTCCTGGCCAAAATGAACCTCCGCGAGCTGTACCACTTTGTGCGCCTGCGTTCGGACGAACACGCCCAGTGGGAGATCCGCGCCCTGTCCGACTGGATGGCCAACCATCTTCATGTCCTTTGCCCCAACGCCGCCGCGCTGCTCTGCGGTAAAAGCGAACTTTCTGGCGAGCTTTGA
- the deoC gene encoding deoxyribose-phosphate aldolase — translation MTKIEKIARHLFGDNPPCKCGGGHKICLGCAVCRAAKPDQIYDPDSGIASIIDATLLKADANQSEINALCDLANDYKCASVCVNSHYSHPLQLRLAASVKSCTVINFPLGAGYIYAVAAEALAVINTGIEELDMVQNLSAVKSGHPLHSYELVKAIAELARSNKVLLKVILETCFLSEDEIIACSLYAKKAGAEFVKTSTGFGTAGATVENVALMRSTVGPKIGVKASGGIRTKEQALAMIAAGANRIGASNVKALL, via the coding sequence ATGACCAAAATTGAAAAGATCGCCCGCCATCTTTTTGGCGACAATCCGCCCTGCAAATGCGGCGGCGGACACAAGATCTGCCTCGGCTGCGCCGTCTGCCGGGCAGCGAAGCCAGACCAAATCTACGACCCGGACTCCGGCATCGCTTCCATCATCGACGCCACGCTGCTCAAGGCCGATGCCAACCAGAGCGAGATCAACGCCCTCTGCGACCTCGCCAACGACTATAAATGCGCCTCCGTCTGCGTCAATTCCCACTATTCCCATCCCCTGCAGTTGCGGCTCGCGGCCTCCGTGAAATCCTGTACCGTGATCAATTTTCCCCTCGGCGCCGGCTACATCTATGCCGTGGCCGCGGAAGCCCTGGCCGTCATCAACACCGGCATCGAGGAACTGGACATGGTGCAGAACCTGAGCGCCGTGAAAAGCGGCCATCCGCTCCATTCCTACGAACTGGTCAAGGCCATCGCCGAGCTGGCCCGCAGCAACAAGGTTTTGCTCAAAGTGATCCTGGAAACCTGCTTCCTGAGCGAGGATGAGATCATCGCCTGCAGCCTCTACGCCAAGAAGGCCGGGGCCGAATTCGTCAAGACCTCGACGGGCTTCGGGACCGCGGGCGCAACGGTCGAAAACGTAGCCCTGATGCGGTCAACCGTGGGACCCAAGATCGGCGTCAAAGCCTCCGGCGGGATCCGCACCAAGGAACAGGCCCTGGCCATGATCGCAGCAGGCGCCAACCGCATCGGCGCCAGCAACGTCAAAGCGCTGCTCTGA
- the rlmN gene encoding 23S rRNA (adenine(2503)-C(2))-methyltransferase RlmN translates to MLSSIHGIQPQDLIEFLGGYFPAYRAKQLLKWLYSRFVFDPALMTDLPADFREFLLSSFDLSLPRIEDKPVSRDGSEKFRLSLQDGSQIEMVLMPEGRKLTLCLSTQVGCARACAFCATGSMKRKRNLAIHEIVQQILLASQNAPQPITNLVFMGMGEPLDNLDNVLEALKLIQSEDSLAFSPRRTTISTCGIVPGIHRLADSGIKAKLAVSLNAARGEVRDVLMPVNQKYPLPVLKKALLYYQKKSPFRITLEYILIPDVNMGYLDLKALRKFSGDLSCKINFIPYNEIPSLPYRSPTESEIESFMEEARSLPQAVTLRRSKGADISGACGQLVVKARPPKSGGSQ, encoded by the coding sequence TATTTTCCCGCTTACCGAGCCAAACAGCTGCTCAAATGGCTCTATTCCCGCTTCGTCTTCGATCCTGCCCTGATGACGGACCTGCCTGCCGATTTCCGGGAATTCCTGCTAAGCAGCTTCGACCTCAGCTTGCCCCGGATCGAGGATAAACCCGTCTCCAGGGACGGCAGCGAGAAATTCCGGCTCTCGCTTCAGGACGGTTCCCAGATCGAGATGGTGCTGATGCCCGAGGGCAGGAAACTCACCCTCTGCCTCTCCACGCAGGTAGGCTGCGCGAGGGCCTGCGCCTTTTGCGCCACCGGCTCGATGAAGCGCAAGAGAAACCTCGCCATCCACGAGATCGTCCAGCAAATCCTGCTGGCCTCTCAGAACGCGCCCCAACCCATTACCAACCTCGTTTTCATGGGCATGGGCGAGCCGCTGGATAACCTGGACAACGTTTTGGAAGCCCTCAAGCTGATCCAAAGCGAAGACTCCCTGGCTTTCAGCCCCCGCCGCACCACCATCTCCACCTGCGGGATCGTGCCCGGGATCCATCGCCTGGCTGATTCCGGGATCAAGGCCAAGCTGGCCGTCTCGCTCAATGCCGCCCGCGGCGAGGTCCGCGACGTTCTGATGCCCGTCAATCAAAAATATCCCCTGCCAGTTCTCAAAAAAGCCCTGCTCTACTACCAAAAGAAAAGCCCCTTCCGGATCACATTGGAATACATCCTCATCCCCGATGTGAACATGGGTTACCTCGATCTGAAAGCCCTGCGTAAATTTTCCGGCGACCTGTCCTGCAAGATTAATTTCATCCCCTACAACGAGATACCTTCCCTCCCCTATCGCTCTCCCACGGAAAGTGAGATCGAGTCTTTCATGGAGGAGGCCCGTTCCCTGCCCCAGGCCGTAACCCTGCGCCGCAGCAAGGGCGCGGACATCAGCGGCGCCTGCGGTCAACTGGTGGTGAAGGCCCGCCCCCCAAAATCTGGAGGTTCCCAATGA